One stretch of Francisella sp. LA112445 DNA includes these proteins:
- a CDS encoding pathogenicity determinant protein PdpA1 has translation MKLLKNISESNIHSYIYRLASDLKNTKNIQSLTDVTQEINEYLINSEYNDFKLIKTQLITTKTLYKNGVLSDLDYKKYKKFYNIANLKRKIDTYIKYFSSGYKDSEKLFFAINTIKKACSNKLILDLSETYISRVNTLINIIDSCIEKSSELQKSNLIHQLNKVKNKLSKDIAYNNLLQEQDIIINIKPISQDFNAEDINFHSSKHKEIFKQKSLALNNLHIQSLNIKEYIYGIDGTLTFQLAYPKNHKDFDFLLTPLQPLLIDIQINDSFNFFKKESKKDYHKRSTRFMVIGNVIDHINIKEEYEYSMYSQDDENILSGVKRFKLKFHDPLKSLWKLHQPTYIDINKSLDDIFKDNFFFDNLITLNSNKSDKLKNRIAQVFVSTIGRNFYDFFIEQLYENKCFLKYFCDKKNGKVTYYITDNIDDSLKTNISNTDDVTNKLSSYDLSCLKGQTLNSKKPGFRIKENYIIPDITLNTAKKKEKNSPDSSIKPFSSIYKDDIKPIFYHAQKSLTEETENSGLKVKISSTNTLPFINSEICLEKLENQKNYILGSDALKNFFINKRIFSFKRSKYSTKKLYDLLSNFHYKSHSESDVYEKISCCKFQSLTHRNEITYSIKDYDELYSEYPRFKSFESFNIIGKVTIGENVNKDSKKAYKFFKNYKPEESSFSEFQEPGEKGTPLILNSKTDVLYSVEIIKEILNPKSSEKPVIYIPSKININSSNNQFIPLRNDDIIIIKILSTIRAEILEIISNSAISTEKGQKQQLQRQLMGAKENCEMAYSQTNDDETFSLTQLNEANESSFLINNKKGIFLRYKSKGS, from the coding sequence ATGAAACTCCTAAAAAATATTTCAGAATCAAACATACATAGCTATATATATAGATTAGCTTCAGATTTAAAAAACACAAAAAACATTCAGTCTCTAACAGACGTTACTCAGGAAATTAATGAATATCTTATTAACTCAGAATATAACGACTTTAAACTAATAAAAACTCAACTTATAACTACTAAAACTTTATACAAAAATGGAGTGTTATCTGATCTAGATTACAAAAAATATAAAAAATTTTATAATATTGCTAATTTAAAAAGAAAAATTGATACTTATATCAAATATTTTTCATCAGGTTATAAAGATTCTGAAAAACTTTTTTTTGCTATAAACACTATAAAAAAAGCTTGCTCAAATAAGCTCATTCTAGATTTATCTGAGACATACATAAGTAGAGTAAACACTCTTATAAATATCATAGATAGTTGTATAGAAAAATCTAGTGAATTACAAAAATCAAATTTAATACATCAACTTAATAAGGTAAAAAATAAACTTTCTAAAGATATCGCTTACAATAATCTACTCCAAGAGCAGGATATTATTATAAATATAAAGCCTATTTCACAAGACTTCAATGCAGAGGATATAAACTTTCATTCTTCAAAGCATAAGGAAATCTTCAAACAAAAATCATTAGCTTTGAATAACCTTCATATACAATCTTTAAATATTAAAGAGTATATCTATGGTATAGATGGAACTCTAACTTTTCAGTTAGCTTACCCTAAAAACCATAAAGATTTTGATTTTTTGTTAACTCCCCTACAGCCTTTATTAATTGATATACAAATAAATGATTCTTTTAACTTCTTTAAAAAAGAATCAAAAAAAGATTATCATAAAAGATCAACACGTTTTATGGTTATTGGTAATGTTATTGATCATATCAATATAAAAGAAGAATATGAGTATAGTATGTACTCACAAGATGATGAAAATATTTTATCCGGTGTAAAAAGGTTTAAATTAAAGTTCCACGATCCATTAAAATCTCTATGGAAACTTCATCAGCCAACATATATAGATATAAACAAGAGCCTCGATGATATTTTTAAAGATAATTTCTTTTTTGATAATCTAATCACGCTAAACTCTAACAAAAGTGATAAGCTAAAAAATCGTATTGCTCAAGTTTTCGTATCTACAATTGGAAGAAACTTTTACGACTTCTTTATTGAACAATTATATGAGAATAAATGTTTTTTAAAGTATTTCTGCGATAAAAAAAATGGGAAAGTAACTTATTACATTACAGATAACATTGATGATTCGTTAAAGACAAATATCTCAAATACTGATGATGTAACAAATAAACTATCATCTTATGATTTAAGTTGCTTAAAAGGACAAACCCTAAACTCAAAAAAACCCGGTTTTCGAATAAAAGAAAATTACATCATACCAGATATTACTTTAAATACCGCAAAGAAAAAAGAAAAAAACTCTCCAGATTCATCCATAAAACCTTTTTCTTCAATATATAAAGATGATATAAAGCCAATATTCTACCATGCTCAGAAAAGCTTAACTGAAGAAACTGAAAACTCAGGACTCAAGGTTAAGATTTCTTCAACAAACACTCTACCATTTATCAATAGCGAAATCTGTCTAGAAAAGCTAGAAAATCAAAAGAACTACATTTTAGGATCAGATGCTTTAAAAAATTTCTTTATAAATAAAAGAATATTTTCATTTAAAAGGAGCAAATATTCTACTAAGAAACTATATGATCTTTTATCAAACTTCCACTACAAAAGTCATTCAGAATCAGATGTGTATGAAAAAATATCTTGTTGTAAATTCCAAAGCCTAACACATAGAAATGAAATAACTTATTCCATTAAAGATTATGATGAATTGTATTCAGAATATCCTAGATTTAAAAGTTTTGAGAGTTTTAATATTATAGGAAAAGTAACTATTGGAGAAAATGTTAACAAAGATTCTAAAAAAGCATATAAGTTTTTCAAAAACTATAAGCCTGAGGAAAGTTCCTTCTCAGAATTTCAAGAACCTGGAGAAAAAGGGACTCCTTTAATACTAAATAGTAAGACTGATGTTCTTTATTCTGTTGAAATAATAAAAGAAATACTAAATCCCAAATCATCAGAAAAGCCTGTTATATACATACCATCAAAAATAAATATAAATTCTAGTAATAATCAATTCATACCCTTGAGAAATGATGATATTATCATAATTAAGATTCTATCAACAATTAGGGCAGAGATATTGGAAATTATCTCAAATTCAGCCATATCAACAGAAAAGGGACAAAAACAGCAACTGCAACGACAGCTTATGGGAGCTAAAGAAAACTGTGAAATGGCATATAGTCAAACAAATGACGATGAAACATTTTCTTTAACTCAACTAAATGAAGCTAATGAAAGCTCTTTTTTGATAAATAATAAAAAAGGAATTTTTCTAAGATATAAGTCAAAAGGAAGTTAA
- the iglE gene encoding type VI secretion system lipoprotein IglE — MYNNNLSKLLLATVVALGITGCASDGLYVENNVPKTKVVLESQPNKSTFYSDTYQSVTQRIYDDNIKIINLKTGENKLELNQENKNYAVYFILPNTKVENWKYLISSDSANKFTINDKSIEKD; from the coding sequence ATGTACAATAATAATTTATCAAAACTTTTATTAGCGACTGTTGTAGCTTTAGGTATAACTGGCTGCGCAAGTGATGGCCTATATGTAGAAAATAATGTTCCCAAAACAAAAGTAGTTCTAGAGTCTCAACCTAATAAAAGCACTTTCTACTCAGATACATACCAATCAGTTACTCAAAGAATATATGATGATAATATTAAAATAATTAATCTCAAGACAGGAGAGAATAAGCTTGAATTAAATCAAGAAAATAAAAATTACGCTGTATACTTTATCTTACCAAATACAAAAGTGGAAAACTGGAAATATTTAATAAGCTCTGATAGTGCAAATAAGTTTACTATAAATGATAAAAGTATAGAAAAAGACTAA
- the iglG gene encoding type VI secretion system PAAR-like protein IglG, with amino-acid sequence MLSTIDDSLKRLDEISQSNDSNMQSSIANLVSELNNIKTLLTPTKLNLSSSGSTLTPSMGAQIKCSFSLAPGAYFSIRMKTLAGSLPASNITDSKLGANILPFAGCSNPVNPTMNPFMFPWVCIPNLSPFIPTNPTTFFENAPITTTNSKAMCMFAPGGVVNFINSGQINAKTS; translated from the coding sequence ATGCTTAGTACTATAGATGACTCATTAAAGCGTTTAGATGAAATAAGTCAAAGTAATGATAGTAATATGCAAAGCTCAATAGCAAATTTAGTATCTGAGTTAAATAATATAAAAACATTATTGACTCCAACTAAACTAAATTTATCAAGTAGTGGCTCAACTCTTACTCCAAGTATGGGGGCTCAAATCAAATGCTCATTTAGCTTGGCTCCAGGAGCATATTTTAGCATCAGAATGAAAACACTGGCAGGTAGCTTACCTGCTTCAAATATAACAGATTCTAAACTTGGTGCAAATATTTTACCTTTTGCAGGATGCTCTAATCCAGTAAATCCTACAATGAATCCTTTTATGTTTCCTTGGGTGTGTATACCAAACCTCTCACCTTTTATTCCAACAAATCCTACAACATTTTTTGAAAATGCCCCTATTACAACAACGAATAGTAAAGCTATGTGCATGTTCGCCCCAGGCGGTGTAGTAAACTTCATCAACAGTGGCCAAATAAATGCAAAAACATCATAG
- the tssI gene encoding type VI secretion system tip protein TssI/VgrG, whose translation MSKADHIFNLEDKGLFVDIKDDSKGCSTKLESSGKITTQATESIESTADKEITQNVKDSKISISEKEIILGTKKSSIMLNDDKIVIKIGGSTIIMDDSSISIESNTINIKGSDSINIEASQNIGMKSLNNSIKADVSLNAEGTNVNIKGNATASIKGSAATMVG comes from the coding sequence ATGTCAAAAGCAGACCATATTTTTAATTTAGAGGACAAAGGCTTATTTGTAGATATTAAAGATGATTCTAAAGGTTGTTCAACAAAGCTAGAATCTTCTGGTAAAATAACGACTCAAGCGACTGAGTCAATCGAGTCAACAGCAGACAAAGAAATCACTCAAAATGTTAAAGATTCAAAGATTTCAATCTCTGAAAAAGAAATAATATTAGGTACAAAGAAGTCTAGCATTATGCTTAATGATGATAAGATTGTCATAAAAATAGGAGGTTCAACTATTATAATGGATGATTCTAGTATATCGATTGAATCTAATACTATTAATATTAAAGGCTCTGATAGCATAAATATAGAAGCTTCTCAAAATATTGGAATGAAAAGCTTAAATAATAGTATAAAAGCCGATGTTAGCTTAAACGCAGAAGGAACTAACGTTAATATAAAAGGAAATGCTACAGCTAGTATAAAAGGCTCCGCAGCCACAATGGTAGGGTAA
- a CDS encoding type VI secretion system protein IglI family protein produces the protein MNKFISILEDIDLIVLDRVNPIANMQIQSKYENAEYEAFIESLNDNTENTKSIDIYSFFLSLNSEICLNLSELKEIPKIINDYFSFLNLHFEKLSPKDVNQKKELSEKGINKFLALIENNFSEMKNNLDLPLSSIEKIIELVQGIIGFCKKHDLNCDTDLEQQLNNTLKKIKTALLAEEQDDSEEEIESVNKDFSTKKLNKKKSSSNSHIEHSDKWTTLVEKIEVLKALVDSERIFETSIVYDDVQNLLANFDPKEYFPEIFFPLYQKISPIIGDIHKNIDLYSSSIQWSIANKMYNIDYNKFLDTLERMPENNFLNSRSNIAKEHFYQTSSEIKTQHREDNKIISNQDANKEDIKINHRDSTSNNLVENQEPSSSPQEETYDDLNKLFDF, from the coding sequence ATGAACAAATTTATTTCTATATTAGAGGATATTGATTTAATAGTCTTAGATAGAGTTAATCCCATAGCTAACATGCAGATTCAATCTAAGTATGAAAATGCTGAATATGAGGCTTTTATAGAAAGTCTAAATGATAATACTGAAAATACAAAGAGTATAGACATATATAGTTTCTTCTTATCATTAAATTCTGAAATATGCTTAAACTTATCTGAGCTCAAAGAAATACCTAAAATTATTAATGACTATTTTTCTTTTTTAAACTTACATTTTGAGAAGCTTAGTCCTAAAGATGTAAATCAAAAAAAAGAATTATCAGAAAAAGGTATCAATAAATTTTTAGCTCTAATAGAAAATAATTTTTCAGAAATGAAAAATAACCTTGATTTACCTTTATCATCTATAGAAAAAATTATAGAATTAGTTCAGGGTATAATAGGTTTTTGTAAAAAACATGATTTAAACTGTGATACAGATTTAGAACAACAATTAAATAATACTCTAAAAAAAATTAAAACTGCACTTCTAGCAGAAGAACAAGATGATTCAGAAGAAGAAATAGAAAGCGTTAATAAAGATTTTAGTACTAAAAAACTAAATAAAAAAAAGTCATCTTCTAATAGTCATATAGAACATTCTGATAAATGGACAACTTTAGTAGAAAAAATAGAAGTATTAAAAGCTTTGGTAGATAGCGAAAGAATATTTGAAACATCTATCGTTTATGATGATGTACAAAATTTACTAGCTAATTTTGATCCCAAAGAATATTTCCCTGAAATTTTTTTCCCACTATATCAAAAGATATCTCCAATTATTGGAGATATCCATAAGAATATAGATCTTTATTCATCAAGTATTCAATGGAGTATAGCCAATAAAATGTATAATATAGACTATAATAAGTTTTTAGATACACTTGAAAGAATGCCAGAAAATAATTTTCTAAATTCAAGATCTAACATAGCAAAAGAACATTTTTATCAAACATCATCAGAGATAAAAACACAACATCGAGAAGATAATAAAATTATAAGTAATCAAGATGCTAATAAAGAAGATATAAAGATAAACCACAGAGATAGTACTAGTAATAATTTAGTAGAAAATCAAGAACCTAGCAGTTCTCCTCAAGAAGAAACATATGATGATTTAAATAAACTATTTGATTTTTAA
- a CDS encoding glycosyl hydrolase family 18 protein, whose translation MRNKLKLTPTMICTLIGIGSFSIANATEAWSTNDLSSYVAGSTVTDNGKTYKCKGWPASGWCQIAAYKPSGTYGSDAWDVVGSDPNPQPEPTPTPTPDPEPTPSPDPTPAPTPDSSVKQWDPNTVYNPSDSNAPSQAIYDGNLYTAKWWTRGENPAKSGQWGVWKNEGPIAEQGKATVSVVLPAKPNFIADGKLADVQILKNGVKVAETKDAKWGSTTNLDVTVGDSAELTVSVPAIDGATGSASPASFTLVKDASQTVSVEYTAPKPAEEGSIKISADSSDVTTNVSTTYTLTNSEGNVISSGNIEINKALTLDHIPSSENGVAYTLTVGSFTTNGYNYTPVKTYSVVVYNFNTSNINVSFDKKAIPTENVSISVSGLPEGKDTTLTLSNDKGDSKEIVLNSNTPVSVEIPKDGSIWSATIAAMAGYTLSVSPSSFSANQDNQQLTVNVTENTSSNSDWPNRVVVGYVRGYDAPWQTQPNTTNHMISEALHHGYNVLVYSFIGQNDDGTVFFDSDFEVDGMKLQWDKSLLADLPNQMKTIHQNNGIALVAIGGGVNFFMPDMSGDKAVSAGKTMGKFIAEHNFDGLDIDVEHPVGSAKDDDNFLRYIEATRAEYKKITGKDMFLTAAPQISGWYGSGQWASGYARFAEPFYTQDFMDRVHFDAVFIQTYNQYGGAIFDGKKGQDVGFLSMTFKLLGQEAQKSMPGLTDQNLTIPSNTKIVLGVPNYRGPSVTDAQYKQGLCLADASCSGSGLYNPVDITTDITNGGLGNYEQYGGLMTWIMNSDSYQGWTWVDGVKNIAYN comes from the coding sequence ATGAGAAATAAATTAAAACTAACACCCACTATGATCTGTACCTTGATAGGTATAGGATCATTCTCTATTGCTAATGCAACAGAGGCTTGGTCTACTAACGATCTATCATCATATGTTGCAGGATCTACTGTAACTGACAATGGTAAAACATACAAATGTAAAGGTTGGCCTGCTTCAGGATGGTGTCAAATAGCTGCTTATAAACCTAGTGGAACATACGGTAGTGATGCTTGGGATGTAGTTGGTAGTGATCCAAATCCACAACCTGAGCCTACCCCAACACCTACTCCAGATCCAGAGCCAACACCAAGCCCAGATCCTACACCTGCTCCAACACCAGATAGTTCTGTTAAACAATGGGATCCTAATACTGTTTATAACCCTAGTGACAGTAATGCTCCTTCTCAAGCAATATATGATGGCAATCTATATACTGCTAAATGGTGGACACGTGGTGAAAATCCAGCTAAATCAGGTCAATGGGGAGTTTGGAAAAATGAAGGACCTATTGCAGAACAAGGTAAAGCTACTGTATCTGTTGTTCTTCCTGCTAAGCCTAATTTTATTGCTGACGGTAAATTAGCTGATGTACAAATTCTTAAAAATGGTGTAAAAGTAGCAGAAACTAAAGATGCTAAATGGGGATCTACTACTAATCTAGATGTAACTGTAGGCGATAGTGCTGAGCTTACTGTAAGTGTACCTGCTATTGATGGAGCTACAGGGTCTGCAAGTCCAGCATCTTTTACTCTCGTTAAAGATGCTTCTCAAACTGTCTCTGTGGAGTATACAGCACCAAAACCTGCTGAAGAAGGCTCTATCAAAATTAGTGCTGATTCAAGTGACGTTACTACAAATGTCTCTACAACATATACACTTACTAATTCCGAAGGGAATGTTATAAGTAGTGGCAATATTGAAATAAATAAAGCCCTTACTTTAGATCATATCCCATCATCTGAAAATGGAGTTGCTTATACGTTAACTGTTGGTAGCTTTACTACAAATGGATATAACTACACTCCTGTTAAAACCTATTCTGTAGTTGTCTATAATTTCAATACATCAAATATAAATGTTAGCTTTGATAAAAAAGCGATACCTACAGAAAATGTATCTATCTCTGTAAGTGGATTACCTGAAGGTAAAGATACGACTCTAACTTTATCTAATGATAAAGGTGATTCTAAAGAAATTGTACTAAACAGCAACACTCCTGTCTCTGTTGAAATACCTAAAGATGGATCTATCTGGAGCGCTACTATTGCTGCTATGGCTGGATACACGCTTTCTGTATCGCCATCTTCTTTCTCAGCAAATCAAGATAACCAACAATTAACTGTTAACGTTACAGAAAACACTTCTTCTAACTCAGACTGGCCAAATAGAGTTGTTGTTGGTTATGTTAGAGGATATGATGCTCCATGGCAAACCCAACCTAATACAACTAATCACATGATATCTGAAGCTCTTCACCATGGTTATAATGTACTAGTATATTCATTTATTGGTCAAAATGATGATGGGACTGTATTCTTTGATAGTGACTTTGAGGTTGATGGCATGAAACTTCAATGGGACAAATCATTATTAGCAGATTTACCAAATCAAATGAAAACTATTCATCAAAATAATGGTATTGCTCTAGTTGCTATAGGCGGAGGAGTTAACTTCTTTATGCCTGACATGAGTGGTGATAAAGCTGTATCTGCTGGTAAGACTATGGGTAAATTCATTGCTGAGCATAATTTTGATGGTCTAGATATCGATGTTGAGCATCCAGTAGGATCAGCTAAAGATGATGATAATTTCTTACGCTATATTGAAGCTACAAGAGCTGAGTATAAGAAAATAACTGGTAAAGATATGTTCCTAACTGCAGCACCTCAGATAAGTGGCTGGTATGGTTCTGGCCAATGGGCAAGTGGTTATGCTAGATTTGCTGAACCATTCTATACTCAAGATTTTATGGATAGAGTTCATTTTGATGCAGTATTTATACAAACTTATAACCAATATGGTGGTGCGATCTTTGATGGTAAAAAAGGCCAAGATGTAGGTTTCTTAAGCATGACATTTAAACTACTAGGCCAAGAAGCACAAAAATCCATGCCTGGATTAACAGACCAAAACCTAACAATACCTTCAAATACTAAGATTGTTTTAGGTGTACCTAATTATAGAGGTCCATCAGTTACAGATGCTCAATATAAACAAGGACTATGCTTAGCTGATGCTTCTTGTTCAGGCTCTGGGTTATATAATCCTGTTGATATCACTACTGATATTACAAATGGTGGACTTGGAAATTACGAGCAATATGGTGGTCTAATGACATGGATTATGAACTCTGATTCTTACCAAGGTTGGACATGGGTTGATGGTGTCAAAAATATAGCTTATAACTAA
- the iglH gene encoding type VI secretion system baseplate subunit TssF/IglH, with protein sequence MNNKENELGSNDATILKRIFQKIGDDIKDEFDKRIVQYSNSLLFKYYSNLYYFLPKSCLLEIKDKGHNGYYIRPQEYFFIEDKRTNKTLTYTTKSESIIVPIKEIKTVKNSDTSINISLNFENNFEYDYLTIWLNPKLCDEDPFFAAYIFKQIIESPNSARIKFSNYTYTTKDIEVEPVNLQLKPTENLVLNLHSPSLLYGVNIKIKDLFKYRSSNLEKLDFFFEIKTDNYAEESLSSLFRVNLVPIFNSFNDYSHATFAMLNLSNSKLKHYEKDDAQAIEVISIYENNKPCQFNGFFFKGQNEYYFNRNSQSLNYNVVFPKLNNKISETKIHTYSTWTQVTDISDLIEINSNVITSISCNISPTIINKSINNYNRNTDAMLFNIVDMIISKNIYSKTTFLAIIKLLKVDNDDISLLSSLLKNIELNEFTNELIVTTSDKYNKKHKYFLEFFLEIICKFINQNTFSFIKKIILNSR encoded by the coding sequence ATGAATAATAAAGAAAATGAATTAGGCTCAAATGATGCAACAATACTTAAAAGAATATTCCAAAAAATTGGTGATGATATAAAAGACGAATTTGATAAAAGAATTGTCCAATATAGCAATAGTTTATTATTTAAATATTATAGTAACCTTTATTATTTCTTACCGAAGTCATGTTTATTAGAAATAAAAGATAAAGGTCATAATGGTTATTATATACGTCCTCAGGAATATTTCTTTATTGAAGATAAAAGAACTAATAAAACTCTTACATACACTACTAAATCAGAAAGTATAATAGTCCCTATAAAAGAAATTAAAACTGTAAAAAACAGTGACACATCCATAAATATCTCTCTAAACTTTGAGAATAACTTTGAATATGATTACTTAACTATATGGTTAAATCCTAAGTTATGTGACGAAGATCCTTTTTTTGCAGCGTATATTTTCAAACAAATTATCGAAAGCCCTAATTCAGCTAGGATTAAATTCTCAAACTACACTTATACTACAAAAGATATAGAAGTAGAACCTGTTAATCTGCAACTGAAACCTACTGAAAATTTAGTTCTTAATTTACACTCTCCAAGCTTATTATATGGGGTTAATATTAAAATAAAAGATTTATTTAAATATAGATCTAGTAATCTTGAAAAATTAGATTTTTTCTTTGAAATTAAAACAGATAATTATGCTGAAGAAAGTTTATCTTCTTTATTTAGAGTAAATTTAGTGCCTATATTTAATAGTTTTAATGATTATTCACATGCAACTTTTGCTATGCTTAACTTATCTAATAGTAAACTCAAGCATTATGAAAAAGATGATGCTCAAGCAATTGAGGTTATTTCTATTTATGAAAACAATAAGCCATGTCAGTTCAATGGTTTCTTTTTCAAAGGACAAAATGAATACTATTTTAATAGAAATTCACAATCTCTTAATTATAACGTTGTATTTCCTAAACTTAATAATAAAATATCAGAGACAAAAATACATACATATTCTACCTGGACGCAAGTTACAGATATTTCTGATCTTATTGAAATTAACTCAAATGTAATAACATCCATTAGTTGTAACATATCACCAACTATTATTAATAAATCGATAAATAATTATAATCGAAACACTGATGCTATGTTATTTAATATAGTAGATATGATAATTTCTAAAAATATTTATTCAAAAACAACATTTCTAGCAATTATAAAGCTTTTAAAAGTTGATAACGATGATATATCATTATTATCAAGCTTATTAAAAAACATAGAGCTAAATGAATTTACAAATGAGCTAATTGTAACTACTAGTGATAAATATAATAAAAAACATAAATATTTCTTAGAATTTTTCCTAGAAATTATATGCAAATTTATTAATCAAAATACTTTTAGCTTTATAAAAAAAATTATTTTAAACTCTAGATAA
- the upp gene encoding uracil phosphoribosyltransferase, which translates to MKIVEVKHPMVQHKLGLMRATGISTQEFRRLTKEITSLLTYEVTSCFELEKIQIPGWQGNNIEVEQIKGKKLTVVPILRAGLGMMDGVFEHIPAAKVSMVGMYRDEETAQPIPYFSKLCDKLDERLALIVDPMLATGGSMIETVTLLKKAGSKNIKIIVLVAAPEGIQALEQAHPDVELYTASIDSHLNEKKYIIPGLGDAGDKIFGTK; encoded by the coding sequence ATGAAAATAGTAGAAGTTAAGCATCCTATGGTTCAGCATAAACTAGGTTTAATGAGAGCTACTGGAATAAGTACACAAGAGTTTAGAAGATTAACTAAAGAGATCACAAGTCTTTTAACTTATGAAGTAACATCATGCTTTGAGCTAGAAAAAATACAGATACCAGGTTGGCAAGGCAATAATATTGAAGTAGAGCAAATAAAAGGTAAAAAGTTAACGGTAGTTCCTATTTTACGAGCAGGTCTTGGTATGATGGATGGTGTTTTTGAACATATCCCAGCAGCTAAGGTAAGCATGGTAGGTATGTATAGAGATGAGGAGACAGCGCAACCAATACCATATTTCTCTAAGCTTTGTGATAAGCTTGATGAGAGATTGGCTCTTATTGTCGATCCTATGTTAGCAACAGGCGGTTCGATGATAGAAACGGTTACTTTATTAAAAAAAGCTGGTTCAAAAAATATTAAGATTATTGTTTTGGTAGCTGCTCCTGAGGGAATACAAGCACTAGAACAAGCTCATCCTGATGTAGAGCTATATACTGCATCGATAGATAGTCATCTTAATGAAAAGAAATATATTATCCCAGGTCTTGGAGATGCTGGAGATAAAATATTTGGAACTAAGTAG
- a CDS encoding DotU family type IV/VI secretion system protein, giving the protein MADFVEIEIILDIVKDTQDITNSTNIDNEQIAYYRNNVRKKIFFLQEELLEKYSESICKYIVFPVLAYVDEKLMLIMEDLNNNVSWSLLHLEYYDRENGGEYVFEIIDNLLSDNIYPQVCYQTISIILHNDFYGKYYENRYSSEFLTYKKEIDKYLEKFSKDNYIDLIDTSINRSPPLKRYRSILKLLLRFGVPLGLFIISLVIFLSW; this is encoded by the coding sequence ATGGCCGACTTTGTAGAAATAGAGATCATTTTAGATATAGTAAAAGATACTCAAGATATTACTAATAGTACTAATATTGATAATGAACAAATAGCTTACTATCGTAATAATGTAAGGAAAAAGATTTTTTTTCTTCAAGAAGAACTTTTAGAAAAATATAGTGAAAGTATATGTAAATACATAGTATTTCCAGTACTTGCATACGTTGATGAGAAGTTAATGCTTATTATGGAAGATTTAAATAATAATGTGTCTTGGAGCCTCTTGCACCTTGAGTATTATGATAGAGAAAATGGTGGTGAATACGTTTTTGAAATAATAGACAACCTTTTATCAGATAATATATACCCACAAGTGTGTTATCAAACTATCTCAATTATTTTACATAATGATTTTTACGGTAAATACTACGAAAATCGTTATAGTAGTGAATTTCTTACTTATAAAAAAGAAATTGATAAGTACCTAGAAAAATTCTCAAAAGATAATTATATAGATTTGATTGATACATCAATCAATAGAAGCCCTCCTTTAAAAAGATATAGAAGTATATTGAAATTACTATTAAGGTTTGGTGTTCCACTAGGCTTATTTATCATAAGTTTAGTGATTTTCTTAAGTTGGTAA